The Blattabacterium sp. (Blatta orientalis) str. Tarazona genome contains the following window.
TTCCATATGTTTTGTTTCTTATTTTTCCTCTTCTAGTTTTTTTATCTCCTTTTCCCATTTTTTTTATAAATTTTTGAAATAATTTCTTTATGTATTTTTTTTGCTTTCTTTTCTAAGAAAGAAATATCTTGGATATTTTTAATGATTATATTAGAATGTTTTATTTTTTTTCTATTAGAAATTTGAATATTGAGACGATTCAGAATTTGATCTTCTTTTAAATTATCTCTTTTCATAACTCTTTCAATCATTGTTTCTACGGGGGAAGTTAAAGTGATAATTAAATCACAGTTTTTATATGCTCCACTTTCAAATAAAATAGCAGATTCTTTGATGAAATATAAAGTTTTTTTTTGAGATAAAATCCAATTTTTGAAATCTAAAAAAACCCAAGGGTGAACAATGGAACATAACAATTTTAATGCAATAGGATCTCTAAATACTTTTTCAGATAAAAAATTTGTGTTTATTCTATTTTTTTCATAAGATTTTTTTCCAAAAATTTTTATAATATTTTTTCTTATATTCTCGATTTTGTTCATTAATATTTTTCCTCTTTTATCAGAGGAATAAACAGGAATTCCTTTTCTTTCAAAAAAAGAGGAAAATAAACTTTTTCCAGTGCCCATCTTTCCAGTAACTCCTATTAAAAAATATTTCATTTCTTTTCTATTTTAGGTGTTTTTGCACTAAAAGTATTTCCATAACGTAATTGAGTTAATTCTTTAGATATAGTATTTCTTTCAAGTTTTATTTTTCCTACAATGGTTTCTAATATATAGAAGTGATCTGTAACTTCTATAATTTTTCCATGTATCCCTGAACTCGTTACTATGTGATTCCCTTTTTTTATATTTTCTTGGAATTTCTTTTCTATTTTTTGTTTTCGTATTTGGGGACGTATCATGAAAAAATAAAATACAATAAATATTAGAGCAAACATCCAAAGAGTATTTGTTATAGGATTTTGTTGTAATATGGAAAACATAAAATAAAAATTAATATTTCTTTATAAATAATAATAAAATAAATAAACATAAGAATAAATTAATTACTTTAATCCTTTTCCTACTTTGAAAATTTTATTATTTTTATGTAACAATTTGAATACTTGATCTAGAATTCCATTAATAAAAGTTTTGCTTTTATCCATACAAAAAATTTTTGCAATTTCTATATATTCATTCATCGTTGCTTTTGGGGGAATATTTGGAAAATATAAGAATTCACAAATAGCCATTTGTAATATGATTAAATCAATTATGGCTATCCTTTCTATATTCCAATTGTTGGATATATTGCTAATTAATTCATTAAATTCCCTTTTATGAAAAATTGTGTTTCTATATAAACTAACGATAAATTTTTTACTTTCATCGTTCCTATAAACATTATACAATTTAAAATTTTTTGGAGTAGATAATTGAATAAATTGCAAAGTTTTACACACCATCATATGTGCTATATATAAGTCATTTGATCCATTTATATACAGATCTTCTATATATTCTACCAATTTTTTATTAGGAATGACAAAATTTTTGTAATATTTGATGAGAAAATTTTTATCTTTTTCAAAAGAAGAATTAGGCTCTTGAATATCCAAAAAATTGGATTCTTGTATTTCCTTTAATAAAAAAAGAACATATTGATCTTGTTTTTCCCATAAGATTTTTTCAGAATTTTTTTTCTTGTAATCATATTCCAATAAATATTTATTATTAGACAATATTTTTATTACAGAATTATATGCAATTTTTTGCACAGGACTAATTTTATTTTTAGGAATAAATCGATTTATTTTTAGTGCTTTATCTCTAATTTTTAAGATCAAATGAAGAAGCGATATATACAAATCATGCAATTCATCAATGCTTTGAAGCATGTTTTTTTCTACTTTACTTGAATCCATTTTAGATAGATGTTGAGCATATAAAAATTGCAAACTTCTTATTCTGAAATATCGCCTAATTAACATTTTTTTAAATGGCATAGATTTTTTTTATACAATAACGTAAGTCTTGCAATTTTTGCAATTATATAAATAAAAAGTGAAACTTAAAAAGTTTGTAATTTTGTGTTTTGTATGGGGGGTTTACTGTCTTTTAGTAAGAAATATTTTCGTAAATATAAATCACGTTTGTGCATGGGGTTTATATTAATTTTAATATCCAATGTTTTAACTTTGTTGCCTATTCCATATATAGGAAAATCTATTAATATCATAAAAAATATTTTCACAAGTTTTTCAAAACATGATACAAGGGATTATTCCAATTTAGAAATGAAGATCTGCATCTATACAGGTATTATATTGATAATTCCAATTATAGGTGGATTTGTAAAATATCACATGAGGCAATGTATTATTACTACATCTAGAATGATTGAATTTGATATAAAAAATGAAATATTTTCGCATTATCAAAAACTTAATTTATCTTTTTACAGAAAAAATTCAACAGGAGATTTAATGAATCGTCTTACAGAAGATGTTTCTTTTATACGACAGTATATAGGTCCAGGAGTCATGTATTTTATCAATCTTGTAGTTTTATTTTTAATGGTTATCATACAAATGTTTCGTATAGATCGAACATTAACCTTTTATGTAATATTACCTATACCAATTCTTTTTGTTTCTATTTATTATATTAGTATTTACATAACTAAAAAAAGTGAAGAAGTTCAAAATTATCAATCTATTATTTGTTCTTTTATGCAAGAAACTTTTTCTGGGATTCAAGTAATTAAATCATTTGTATCTGAAAAATTTTTTCAAGAAAAACATAAAAAAGTTATATTGGAATATCGAAATAAAAATATAGAATTGGCAAAAATTGATACCATTCTATCTTCTGTTATTATTTTTCTTATTGGAACAAGTCATTTATTAATTCTTTTTTTTGGAGGTAAAAAATATTTTAAAGGAGAAATAAGAGAAATAGGAACTATTGCAGAATTTTTTACGTATATAAATGTTTTGATTTTTCCTTTTATTATTTTAGGATGGGTGGTCTCTATTGTAGAAAGAGCGAAAGTATCACAAATACGTATTAATGAATTTTTAAAAGAAACGCCTGAAATATTTAATAATAATAATTTAATAAAAACTAAAATTTTTGGAAAGGTTCAATTTAAAAATGTTAGCTTTATTTACAACAGAAAAGACAAACCTACGAAAACTATAAGTAAAGTATCTTTTACTATTCCAAAAGGGAAAACTTTAATATTGACTGGAGAAACAGGATCTGGAAAAACGACTATAGGGAGATTGATATCCCGTTTATATGATCCTTATAAAGGAGAAATTCTTATCGATAATCTATCTTTGAAAAATCATGATCTTTATAATTTCCGAAGTAAAATAGGTTACGTCCCTCAAGAATCCTTTCTATTTTCGGATTCTATTTATAATAACATAGCTTTAGGAAGTATAGAAAAAGTGGAACCTTGTAAAGTTTATGATGCAGCGAAAAAGGCTATGATAGAAAATGATATTCTTAATTTTAAAAACGGATACGAAACTGTTATAGGAGAAAGAGGAATAACTTTATCTGGAGGTCAGAAACAAAGAATATGTATAGCTAGAGCTATTATAAGAAATCCAAGCATTCTTATATTTGATGATAGTTTTTCTGCTATAGATCAAAAAACTAGAAAATCAATCATTCGTTATATAAAAGAGGATATGAAAAATACTACTATTATCATTATTACACATGATATTTCATATATATCTGATTTTGATCTTATTATTGTTTTGAAAAATGGAAAAATATCTAAAATAGGAAATCATAGTATCTTTTTTTAAAAAAAATTATTTAGAATAATTTCAGGAAAACGTGGTATAGACCGTTTTTTTTATTTAGATTTGCTTAATTAGGAATATAATATTGTTTGAAATGGACGAAAAAGAAAATATTAAAGAAAGAAATGAAATTTGTTCACGTACTCTAAAGACTGGGAGTCGTACTTATTTTTTTGATGCAAGAGAAACTAGAGCAGGAGATTATTATTTAACTATAACTGAAAGTAAGAAAAACTTTTCTGAAACTGGTGAAGTTACTTATAAAAAACATAAAATATACTTGTATAAAGAAGATTTTTCAAAGTTTCAGAGCATATTAGATGATATGATTCGATTTATCATTAATGAAAAAGGAAGAGAAGTCATCTCAGAGCGTCATCAAAAAGATTTTAAAAATCATGCTTTTAATCAAGAAATTAAAGATGTGCAAAAAAAAACATCAGAAACGAAAAATTTTACAAATATTGATTTTGAAGATATATAATGGCAAAAGCAGTATTCATTCATTATAGTTTTTATAGTGATTTTTTAAGTTGTTATTGATTGATTTTTATGGATAACTATAGGAATATAATGAATAATATTAATACTTTTATATTTGATGTTGATGGGGTATTAACAAATTGTACTTTAAATCTATTTCCTGACGGAAATATGGTTCGTCAAATGTTTGCTAAAGATGGATATGCCATGCAATTAGCAAAAAAAAAAGGCTATAATTTGTGTATTATAACAAGGGGATCAGATTTGATGGTTTTTAGACGTCTAAGAGGTTTGAATATTCGTCATATTTATCAAGGAGTTAATAATAAAAAGAAATATTTAGATGAATATTGTCATACTTTGAATATTGCCAGGAATAGTATACTATATATGGGAGATGATATTCCAGATATGGAAATTATGAAATCTGTCGCATTGCCTTGCTCCCCGATAGATGCTGTTCAAGAGGTTAAAGAAATATCTAAATATATTTCTCCAAAAGAAGGCGGAAAAGGATGCGTAAGAGATGTAATTGAACAAACTTTAAAAATTCAAAAAAACTGGTTTTAAAAAAAAAATAGTGTCCTAAATAAGCAGACACTATTTTTTTTCTTTAACTACATCATTCCTCCCATTCCTCCACCTCCAGCTCCAGGCATTGGAGGAGTATTGATTTCCTCTTTTTTAATTTCTGTAACAACACATTCAGTAGTTAACAACATTCCAGATACTGAAGCCGCATTTTCCAATGCTACTCTAGCTACCTTAGTAGGATCTATAATCCCTTCTACTATCATGTTTTTATACTCTCCAATTTTTGCATCATAACCAAAATCTCCTTTTCCTTCGGCTACTTTAGCCACTACTACAGATCCTTCTCCACCTGCATTAGCCACTATTTGACGCAAAGGTTCCTCTAATGACCTTCTAACTATTTGTATTCCAGTATCTTGATCTGGGTTCTCTCCCATAAAATGATCTAACGATTTTATAGCACGAACTAGTGCTACTCCTCCTCCCGCTACAATTCCTTCTTCAACAGCTGCACGAGTAGCATTCAAAGCGTCATCTACACGATCTTTTTTCTCTTTCATCTCTACTTCAGATGCTGCGCCTACATAAAGAACTGCAACCCCTCCTGCCAATTTAGCAAGACGTTCTTGCAATTTTTCTTTGTCATAATCCGATGTAGTAGTTTCTATTTGAGCTTTTATTTGATCAACACGTGCTCTTATATCTTTTTTACTTCCGCCACCATTAACAATAGTTGTATTATCTTTATCAATAATAACCCTTTCTGCCTTTCCTAGCATGTTAAGTTTAACATCTTCTAGTTTGCTGCCAGTTTCTTCAGAAATTACGGTACCTCCTGTAAGAATTGCAATATCTTCCAACATAGCTTTTCTTCTGTCACCGAAACCAGGAGCTTTTATAGCTGCTACTTTCAAGGTTCCACGTATTTTGTTAACGACTAATGTAGCCAAAGCTTCTCCTTCTACTTCTTCTGAAATAATTAATAAAGGTTTTCCAGATTGTGCCACAGGTTCTAATATAGGCAGCAAATCTTTCATAGCAGCTATTTTTTTATCGGATAAAAGAATTTGCGGTTGATCAAATTCTGTTATCATTTTTTCTGTATTTGTGACAAAATAAGGAGACTGATATCCTCTATCAAATTGCATACCTTCAACTACATCTACGGATGTATCTGTTCCTTTAGCTTCTTCTACAGTAATAACTCCTTCTTTTCCTACTTTTTCAAAAGCATCTGCTATTAATGCACCAGTTTTTTCATCATTATTTGCAGAGATAGAAGCCACTTGCTTAATTTTTTCTGTATTTCCTCCAACTTCTCTAGATTGTTTTTTCAAATCCGAAATAACGACTTCCAAAGCTTTATCTATTCCTCTTTTTAAATCCATAGGATTAGCTCCAGCAGCAACATTTTTCAATCCTTCTCTAACAATAGCTTGCGCTAGAACAGTAGCAGTTGTGGTCCCATCTCCTGCGACATCATTCGTTTTAGAGGCGACTTCTTTAACCATTTGAGCTCCTAAATTCTCTATAGGATCCTCTAGCTCTATTTCCTTAGCCACGGTAACTCCATCTTTGGTTACTTGAGGACCTCCAAAAGATTTTTGCAATACCACATTACGTCCTTTTGGCCCTAAAGTTACTTTAACAGCATTAGCCAATGCATCTACACCTTTTTTTAACTTATCTCTTGCTTCAATATCAAATTTAATATCTTTTGCCATAATTTTTATATTTTTATTAGTTGTAATTTGTGGATTTATTATCCTAAAATCATATAATAGCTATAACATCAGACTCTCTCATAATAAGATATTCTTCTCCTTCCCATTTCAGTTCAGTTCCTGAATACTTTCCATATAAAACTCTGTCTCCCTCTTTTAGGATCATAGGTTCATCTTTTTTTCCATTTCCAACTGCTATTATAGTGCCTTTTTGTGGTTTTTCTTTTGCAGTATCAGGAATGATAATACCTGAAGCTGTTTTTGTTTCAGCAGGATCAGGTTGCACTAAAACACGATCTGCTAAAGGTTTAATCTTTACTTTCCCCATATTTAAAATAATTTTTAAGGTTAACGATACTTATCGTTCAAAGCCAAAAACATGCCAAATGTAAAAAATTCGAATTTTTTACATTTGTATAAAATTTAATGCCATAATGACATATTTACTGTTTGTATTTTAATAATAAATTGAAAAAAAAGTTAAAAACAAGATAATGATAGATAAGGTCCAAGTTATTTTTTCCAAAAAAATATTAGTTCTCTTTATTCCAAAAAATCTAAAATTTTTCTCCATAAAAGATTGAGAAATAAATCCTTTTTTAGGATTTTGGATCAAAATTATCCCAATAAGAAACAAACATGTTAGAATAATAAAAAATCCAATAAGTATAGTTAAATACATTAATCGTTTTTTTTACCAATTATTAAATATTCTATTGTATAATTTTACTACAAAATTTTTTGTAATTCGATCTATTATATAAGAATTATCCAGGAAAAAAACCTCCTCATGAGGAACTTTCTCTAAAATTTCAAAATTTTGAGTCCAATTTTTCTCTGGATTAGAATTATCTTTGCAAAAAATTTTTGCTTTTATTTCAATTATTTTCAATGGATAATTTTTTATTGAATGTATTTTATAATCAGTAATTTTCCCCTCTAAAAGAAGATCTCCATTTTTCAAAACTAAACCTAAAGGATTATGCAAAAGGATATAATCTTCGAATTTTTTTTTCATTTCAAATGAAAGAGATTTTCCTGGGATATTTATTTCTTCCGAAAAATTTCCAAGTTCTATTGTTTTTTCTCTTTTGGAGGAATATACATGATTAAAAAATACAGTTAAACCAGTGATAAAAATAATCAGAATTTTCTTACAGACCATATTGTTTGATTTTCCTATACAATGTTCTTTCTGAAATCCCTAACTCTCTAGCTGTTTTTCTCCTTTTTCCATTATTTTTTTTTAGAGCCTTTTGAATAAATTCTATTTCTTTTTTCTGTAAAGAAAAAGTGTTTGATTCGTTTTTATTAGTAGAATCTTCTTCTACTTCTTCATAATCAAAATCTTCATTTGTCGATGGATTTTTAGATGAATTAGAAGAATGTTCTAATCTAAATATAGAATCTTCTACTATAGATTTTACAGGATTATTGGAGGGTTTGATCATATTTCCAAAAACTTTTTCCATAAGTTGTTGATTTTCTTCTAAAAAATTATTATTAGTATTATTTTTACTTTTTATCAATTGAAAGGTTAAATTTTTTAGATTATTCAAATTTTTTCTCATGTCAAACAAAATTTTATAAAGAAAATCTCTTTCATTTGAAAAATCATGAAAGAATTGTTCGTTATTTGAACTAGAAAATGATAAAGAAGGAATATTTTCTGGAAGATATTCTTTTAATTTTTCTATAGAAATTTCACGTTTTTTTCTAACTACAGATACTTGTTCTGTTAAGTTTTTTAATTGTCTAATATTTCCAGGCCAAGGATAATTTTCTAAATACTTAAAGGCATCTTCAGTAAGTTTTATTGGAGGCATGTGATATTTTTCAGCAAAATCATTAGAAAATTTTTTAAACAATAATCTAATATCGTTCTTACGAAAACGTAAAGGAGGGACATTAATTTGTACAGTATTTAGACGATAAAATAAATCTTCTCTAAATTTTCCTTTTTGAATAGATTCTATCATATTCAAATTAGTAGCAGCTACAATGCGTATATTAGTCTTTTGTATTTGAGAAGATCCTACTTTAATAAATTCACCGGATTCTAAAACTCTAAGAAGACGAACTTGTGTAGTTAAAGGTAGTTCTCCTACTTCATCTAAAAAAATAGTTCCTCCATCTGCCCCTTCAAAATATCCTTTACGCATACTTGTAGCCCCTGTAAAAGATCCTTTTTCGTGTCCAAATAATTCGCTATCAATTGTTCCTTCTGGAATAGCCCCACAATTTACAGCTATATAAGAATGATGTTTTCTACAAGAAAATTGATGAATAATTTTTGGAATGAATTCTTTTCCTACTCCACTCTCTCCAAGAACTAATACAGAAATATCTGTAGGCGCTACTTGAACAGCTTTTTCCAAAGCTCTATGCAAGGAATATTCATTTCCAACAATACTAAATTTTTGTTTTATATTGTGAATAGATTCCATGTATGGAATGGATTTTATTATTTATTTTCATTGTCATCTATTTTTCCTATTAATGTGGCAGATGTACAATTAGTTATTTTCACAAAAACTGTTTCTCCTATCTTTGATAGCTTTTTTGGAAAAACTACCACAATATTTTGCGTATTCCGTCCATACCAATCTTGATTGTTTTTTTTGGATTTTCCTTCTATTAAAACTTCTTGTATTGTTCCCAAATATTTTTTCATTCGAAAAATAGAATGAATTCTTTGTAAATCAATAATTTCTTTTAATCTTCTTTTTTTTACATTTTCTGGAACATTATCTTTTAATTTTTTATAAGCATAGGTTCCAGGCCTAGGAGAATAAGAAAACATGTACCCATAATCATATTTCACTTTATTCATTAAGCTAATAGTTTCTAGATGATCTTCTTCTTCCTCATTACAAAAACCTGTTATAATATCATGTGAAATAGAACATTCAGGGACTATAGATCTAATTTTCTGTATTAGAGAAAGATATTTTTCTATGGTATATTTTCTATTCATCAGTTTTAATATTTTATTACTTCCTGATTGAACTGGTAAATGAATGTGTTTGCATATGTTAGAATGTTTTGAAATAACTTCTATCACTCTATCAGACATATCATGAGGATTAGATGTGGAAAATCGAATTCGCATAAATGGTATTTTTGAAGCTAATAAATCCAAAAGTCTTGAAAAATCAATTATTTTTTCGTTGCTATTATCTATTTTTATCTTTTTTTTTAAACCACCCCCAAACCAAAGATAAGAATCTACATTTTGACCTAACAGAGTTACTTCTTTATATCCCTTTTCGTATAAGTTTTCACATTCTTTAATTATAGAATATGGACTACTGCTTCTTTCTCTTCCTCTTGTAAAAGGAACTATGCAAAACGTACACATATTATCACATCCTCTTGTTATACTTAAAAAAGTGGTTATCTTTTTTTTATTATGGATAGGGACTAATATTTTCATATGTTTCATCTTGATTATCAGATAATAAAAATGGATTTTTATTTTTTTTTCATCATTCATCATAACTAAACGAATGATATCAGGTATCTTTCTATAAGAATTTGGACCTATAGAAAAATCTATTAGATTTGAATATTTTTCTGATTTTGATAAACATCCAAGAATCCCAAATAATGGAATTTTTTGATTATTTGATTTTAAATATCTTAAATTATCTAATCTTTTTTCAATAGATAGTTCTGCTTTCTTCCGTATTGCACATGTATTGAGTAGGATAATATGAGCTTTTTTTAAATTATTTGTTAATAAAAATCCATTTTTTGATAGGATTGAAATTATTATTTCAGTATCAGAAGTATTCATATGACAGCCATAACTTTCTATATAATAGAAAAATGGAGTTTTTAATGTGCTTAAAAAATTTTTTTTCATCTCATTTATAAAATTATTTATGAATGATTATAATAAAGGTAAAAAAATAAAATGTCATTATGTCATAATTGAAAAATATCCTTGAAATTTTAGGATGGAAATGGAAGATGAAGAATTTTTTTAGCCAAAAGAATCATGTTTTTGTCTCCTGTGGATTTCTCCTCCACATTAGAGAGTTTCACAACCGATATCCATTTTTTTTCCGGTAGAGCTTTTACCATTTTTATGACTATATTCATAGAAGGTGGTCCTACATCATTAGTAAAATTAGTTCCTATTCCAAAAAATGGATTTATCCTTTTTTTGCAAAAAGAGGAAATACTAGCTACTTTATATGGATCTAGGTTATCAGAAAATATAATTTTTTTTTTCAAAGGATTTATTTTAAATCTATTATAATGTTTTATAGTTTCATTAATAAATGAAATAGGATTTCCACTGTCATGTCTAATTCCTTCGAAGATATTTGCTAGTTTTTTATCGAAATTTTTGAAGAATATAGAAGAGGTATATGTATCGGATAAGGCAATTCCTAGATTCCTCCCATATATGTTTAACCAGTTTTCCATAGCTATTCGATCAGCTATATTGAACCCATATTTAGCTGCATGAAACATCACCCATTCATGCCCATGGGTTCCAAGAGGTTTAATGGAAAAAACTTGAGATAGGTGAACATTACTACTTCCCATAAAGAAAGGAGTTCCATCTTCTTTGAGAATTTTCAAAACTAATTTTTGAACTTCATAAGAATATCTTCTTCTAGTTCCATACTCTCCGATTTTAACATTTAACTTTTTGTATTCGGCTAATTTTTTTCTTGTTAGAAAAATAATCTTATTATTGGAAATACGTTTTGCTCCTGTCAAATGATAATACAATTCAGATATTATTGCCATTAAAGGAACTTCCCATAAAATAGTTCTACTCCATAATCCTTCTATATAGATTTGTATATTTTTTCCATTCTGAGATATATTAACTTCTTTTGGATCGTATTGGTATTTTTCTAAATAATCTAAATAAGAAGAGTCTAAGTAAGGACAGTTTTTTTCTAAAAAAATTCTTTCTTTATTTGATAATTTTAAGTTAGACATTTTTTTTAGATGATTTTTTAATATTTTGGAAAAATCCTTTGGAAAAGAGTGTTTTCCACGATTAATCAATTCATATTTTGCTTTTGCTGAGGGGAATAATTTTATTATAGCATTTTGCATAGTAAACTTGTAAAAGTCATTGTCTAATAAAGACCATACAATAGGGAATTCTTTCATT
Protein-coding sequences here:
- the miaB gene encoding tRNA (N6-isopentenyl adenosine(37)-C2)-methylthiotransferase MiaB, whose amino-acid sequence is MKKNFLSTLKTPFFYYIESYGCHMNTSDTEIIISILSKNGFLLTNNLKKAHIILLNTCAIRKKAELSIEKRLDNLRYLKSNNQKIPLFGILGCLSKSEKYSNLIDFSIGPNSYRKIPDIIRLVMMNDEKKIKIHFYYLIIKMKHMKILVPIHNKKKITTFLSITRGCDNMCTFCIVPFTRGRERSSSPYSIIKECENLYEKGYKEVTLLGQNVDSYLWFGGGLKKKIKIDNSNEKIIDFSRLLDLLASKIPFMRIRFSTSNPHDMSDRVIEVISKHSNICKHIHLPVQSGSNKILKLMNRKYTIEKYLSLIQKIRSIVPECSISHDIITGFCNEEEEDHLETISLMNKVKYDYGYMFSYSPRPGTYAYKKLKDNVPENVKKRRLKEIIDLQRIHSIFRMKKYLGTIQEVLIEGKSKKNNQDWYGRNTQNIVVVFPKKLSKIGETVFVKITNCTSATLIGKIDDNENK
- the pncB gene encoding nicotinate phosphoribosyltransferase — translated: MHLMKMKEFPIVWSLLDNDFYKFTMQNAIIKLFPSAKAKYELINRGKHSFPKDFSKILKNHLKKMSNLKLSNKERIFLEKNCPYLDSSYLDYLEKYQYDPKEVNISQNGKNIQIYIEGLWSRTILWEVPLMAIISELYYHLTGAKRISNNKIIFLTRKKLAEYKKLNVKIGEYGTRRRYSYEVQKLVLKILKEDGTPFFMGSSNVHLSQVFSIKPLGTHGHEWVMFHAAKYGFNIADRIAMENWLNIYGRNLGIALSDTYTSSIFFKNFDKKLANIFEGIRHDSGNPISFINETIKHYNRFKINPLKKKIIFSDNLDPYKVASISSFCKKRINPFFGIGTNFTNDVGPPSMNIVIKMVKALPEKKWISVVKLSNVEEKSTGDKNMILLAKKILHLPFPS